From one Peredibacter starrii genomic stretch:
- a CDS encoding 4a-hydroxytetrahydrobiopterin dehydratase: MDLKDKKCIPCSTYVPPLSQEEKERLLKSLSPEWKLTENNSRIRRDVKFKNFKRALEFTNEVGRIAEEEKHHPEIHLGWGHCDIELWTHTNNNLVENDFIVAAKIDEAHARLYPASP, from the coding sequence ATGGATCTTAAAGATAAAAAATGTATTCCATGCTCAACTTACGTTCCACCACTTTCACAGGAAGAAAAAGAACGTCTCTTAAAGTCCCTCTCTCCAGAATGGAAACTGACAGAGAACAACTCACGCATACGTCGCGATGTTAAATTTAAAAATTTTAAACGTGCCCTGGAATTTACCAATGAAGTGGGTCGAATTGCAGAGGAAGAAAAGCATCACCCGGAAATCCATTTAGGATGGGGCCACTGCGATATCGAACTCTGGACCCATACCAATAATAACCTGGTCGAAAATGACTTCATCGTCGCAGCAAAGATTGATGAGGCCCACGCTAGGCTTTACCCCGCATCGCCTTAA
- a CDS encoding sodium:solute symporter family protein, protein MLSLLNFLFLIEILDPMNWELFGISIYVVGMIGLGFYFSRRIKNQDDYFLGGRTLGPLLATFAIFATWFGAETCIGTAGAVYQNGLSSIHADPMGYTICLLVMGLFFAKVLWSKKITTIPDLFRHRYSPSIEKLTALLLIPSSVIWAGAQVRALGQIVHATTDFGPVLAVTVAAIVVIIYTMWGGMLADAYADLIQGIAIIMGLIFLLCSVIYDLGGIGAALSTIPTDKLSLGGGDMLHLSLLGKMELWLVPIFGSIMTQELVSRVAASRSSHVARNSTLRAASIYFLVGSIPVIIGLIGVNYMPGLKDPETLMPVLAKNHLHYVFYIIFVGALISAILSTVDTTLLASSALLSQNLVNPLLPNLSDKKKVLIARLGTLLSGVTAYVIAFSSDSITSLVETASSLGGPSIFVLTMIALWDKRGTALNAGFAMVMSIVTWLCGHYIWDLEYPVVLTVLVCGLSYFLSLPFTAISKDNHLEAVSE, encoded by the coding sequence ATGCTTTCTCTATTGAATTTTCTCTTTTTGATCGAGATATTAGACCCCATGAACTGGGAGCTTTTCGGAATTTCTATTTATGTCGTCGGGATGATTGGATTGGGATTTTATTTCTCAAGACGAATCAAGAACCAGGACGATTACTTCTTAGGTGGCCGTACACTGGGGCCCCTGCTCGCTACGTTCGCCATCTTTGCTACCTGGTTTGGTGCCGAAACCTGTATCGGGACTGCAGGAGCAGTTTATCAAAATGGTCTATCAAGTATTCATGCTGATCCCATGGGTTACACTATTTGTTTATTAGTCATGGGTCTCTTCTTTGCCAAGGTGTTATGGTCAAAGAAGATCACAACAATCCCTGATCTGTTCCGCCATCGGTATTCACCTTCAATTGAAAAGCTCACGGCCCTTTTACTCATTCCTAGTTCGGTCATCTGGGCGGGTGCTCAGGTGCGGGCCTTGGGTCAGATTGTTCATGCTACGACTGACTTTGGTCCTGTACTGGCCGTAACCGTGGCCGCCATTGTGGTTATCATTTACACCATGTGGGGTGGGATGCTCGCAGACGCTTATGCGGATCTCATTCAAGGTATCGCCATTATTATGGGTCTAATTTTTCTTCTCTGTTCTGTGATTTATGATTTAGGTGGAATTGGTGCTGCCCTTTCAACTATCCCGACTGATAAATTGAGTCTGGGTGGGGGAGATATGCTTCATTTGAGTTTACTCGGAAAGATGGAGTTGTGGCTTGTTCCGATTTTTGGATCCATCATGACTCAGGAACTAGTGAGTCGTGTGGCCGCCAGTCGTTCATCTCATGTTGCAAGAAACTCTACTCTTAGAGCTGCGAGCATTTATTTCCTGGTGGGATCAATTCCGGTGATCATTGGTCTTATTGGTGTGAACTACATGCCGGGATTGAAAGATCCGGAAACTCTTATGCCGGTTCTCGCGAAAAATCATCTTCACTATGTTTTCTATATTATTTTTGTGGGTGCACTTATCTCGGCCATCCTTTCAACGGTTGATACGACTCTTCTTGCGAGTTCAGCACTATTAAGTCAAAACTTAGTGAATCCGCTTCTTCCGAATCTTTCAGACAAAAAGAAAGTTTTGATCGCAAGACTTGGAACTCTTCTTTCAGGTGTCACTGCTTACGTCATTGCTTTTTCTTCGGATTCAATTACAAGTTTAGTTGAAACTGCTTCAAGCTTAGGTGGACCTTCCATTTTTGTTTTAACCATGATCGCCTTGTGGGACAAACGGGGAACTGCACTTAATGCTGGGTTTGCTATGGTGATGAGTATCGTGACTTGGTTATGTGGTCATTATATTTGGGACTTAGAGTATCCCGTAGTATTAACGGTACTGGTGTGCGGTCTTAGTTATTTCCTTTCCCTGCCATTTACGGCCATTTCGAAAGACAATCATCTCGAGGCAGTATCCGAGTAG
- the ggt gene encoding gamma-glutamyltransferase, translating to MRAVLLLMLLLGCSHKVRIVAPTAVEPRVAHEASAKEVMVATQGQATTRAALKIFNQGGNIIDAFVAASFAISVERPHSTGIGGGGFLLYFAKEENKVYAFDFREVAPLLATSNMYLTKKGDPQPLLSQEGALAVATPGLVKGLYEIHGRFGKLPWKDTIRPAIELARNGFPLYEQLQEALTDRRSLLQMDPEAKKTFFTQDGRVPLLGTIIYQENLAKTLELIADKGEEGFYKGKVADAIIKTVKKKRGLLTHKDFKAYEVKEREPVTGAYKGLKIFSMPPPSSGGIHVIQILKMLEPHDLKDKGPQSTEAVHLTAMAMQRAFIDRANYLGDPDFNPVPVKELLNEKYLKKLSRSIDVEKATPADKVKAIPLPYESSDTVHFSIADKEGNLVASTQTINGWFGSGVMAQGTGIVLNNEMDDFAQKAGAQNLFGAVGGRNNLVQPRKRPLSSMSPTIMTKDGQPFMAVGSPSGTRIITCVAQTILNSVEFEMPLYEAVAATRIHQQWLPDQLKIEAPYLDPKVEKELKDLGHNVVHERLGCSIQAIKKTKKGWDGVSDPRGEGLALGL from the coding sequence ATGCGTGCTGTCTTGTTGTTGATGCTTTTGCTCGGTTGTTCTCACAAGGTGAGAATTGTTGCGCCGACTGCAGTTGAACCTCGAGTTGCTCATGAAGCAAGTGCCAAAGAAGTGATGGTTGCGACCCAAGGTCAGGCCACAACACGTGCTGCTCTAAAAATCTTTAATCAAGGCGGAAATATCATCGATGCTTTCGTCGCTGCCTCATTTGCCATCTCAGTTGAGCGTCCTCATTCAACAGGAATCGGTGGCGGTGGATTTCTTTTATACTTTGCTAAAGAAGAAAATAAGGTCTACGCGTTCGATTTCCGCGAAGTGGCCCCACTTCTTGCGACATCTAATATGTACTTAACAAAAAAAGGTGATCCACAACCACTTCTTTCACAAGAAGGTGCTTTAGCAGTGGCGACTCCGGGATTGGTAAAAGGTCTTTACGAGATTCATGGCCGTTTCGGTAAACTTCCTTGGAAAGATACAATCAGGCCAGCGATTGAACTGGCCCGCAATGGTTTCCCTCTTTATGAACAACTTCAAGAGGCCCTGACTGATCGTCGTTCTCTTTTACAAATGGATCCTGAGGCCAAAAAAACATTTTTTACTCAAGACGGAAGAGTGCCTCTTCTGGGAACCATCATCTATCAAGAGAACTTGGCCAAGACACTTGAACTTATTGCAGATAAAGGTGAAGAAGGTTTCTATAAAGGCAAAGTCGCCGATGCTATCATTAAGACCGTTAAAAAGAAGCGTGGTCTATTAACTCATAAAGACTTTAAGGCCTATGAAGTCAAAGAACGCGAGCCAGTCACGGGTGCCTACAAAGGTCTTAAAATTTTCTCAATGCCACCTCCAAGTTCAGGTGGGATTCACGTGATTCAAATTCTTAAAATGCTTGAGCCACATGACTTGAAAGATAAAGGACCTCAATCAACTGAAGCGGTTCATTTAACTGCCATGGCCATGCAGAGGGCCTTCATTGATCGCGCCAACTATTTAGGTGATCCTGACTTTAATCCAGTTCCAGTCAAAGAACTTCTGAATGAAAAGTATTTAAAAAAACTTTCCCGTTCTATTGATGTTGAGAAAGCGACTCCGGCCGATAAAGTAAAGGCGATTCCGCTTCCTTATGAGTCTTCAGATACGGTCCACTTCTCAATCGCGGATAAGGAAGGAAATCTTGTTGCCTCAACTCAGACCATCAACGGATGGTTTGGTTCAGGTGTGATGGCCCAAGGTACAGGTATTGTTCTTAACAACGAAATGGATGACTTCGCTCAAAAAGCAGGAGCTCAAAACCTATTTGGTGCTGTTGGAGGGAGGAATAACTTAGTTCAACCAAGAAAGCGTCCACTCTCAAGCATGTCTCCCACGATCATGACAAAAGACGGTCAACCTTTCATGGCGGTTGGGTCACCATCGGGAACTCGAATCATTACTTGTGTGGCCCAAACAATTCTGAACTCTGTTGAGTTTGAAATGCCTCTTTATGAAGCGGTTGCCGCCACTCGTATTCACCAACAATGGTTGCCGGATCAGTTAAAGATCGAAGCTCCTTATCTTGATCCAAAAGTTGAGAAAGAACTAAAGGACCTGGGCCATAATGTGGTTCATGAAAGACTTGGTTGTTCAATTCAGGCGATTAAGAAAACGAAGAAGGGTTGGGACGGAGTAAGTGATCCGAGAGGAGAAGGTCTCGCTCTCGGATTGTAA